acccaggtcgtttatatagatcaggaagagcagaggtcccaggacgcttccctggcgaacaccttatatcacttcagtaactgctaccagtgtttgttccgctatcatataatcatacaataaaggatccttctttctatgtattcgcaatacattacatttgtctatgttaagggtcagttgccactcccagcaccaagtgaagtgcctatccgctgcagatcttcctgcatttcgctgcaattttctaatgctgcaacttctctgtatactacagcttcatccgctaaaagccgcatggaacttccgacacaggtGTCGCCGGCATTTCCCTCTGTCAGTGTGCGCTGTCGTGTCGGCAGGTGGAGGCGCGCGCCGAGGTGGGGACGCCGCCGCCGCGCTGCTTCAAGCCCAGCCTGGAGGAGCTGCGGCTGCTGAAGGAGCCGCCGGCAGAGGGCCGGCCCGCCATCCGGCTGACGCGCTGCTCCGAGCCGCCCACGCCGCCCacgccgccgtcgccgcccccgccgcccccggcgccgcccaCCGTGCTCGGCGCCGGCAGATACGCGCCCCTCGAGCCCATCAAGCGGCGCGACTCCAGCCAGATCTGAGCGGCCGCGCTCGCGCCCGCACACACCCCATTTGCTCTCCCATACGTCACGTGTTACATTCGTACACATTACATAACATATATATCGTTATTACGTAGCTAGGACTTTTGTATTGTCAGCTAGAGTGGTAGATTTTTATTACAATTTGTGGAAGTGGACTGTGAAAATTTCGTATCAGTTGTTGAATTTGAAAAGCATTTTATTGTTATACCTGTTAGCATATTGTATGTGATTTAGTTTTTGAGATATATGGCAATGTTGACAATTG
The Schistocerca gregaria isolate iqSchGreg1 chromosome 1, iqSchGreg1.2, whole genome shotgun sequence genome window above contains:
- the LOC126272919 gene encoding WAS/WASL-interacting protein family member 3-like encodes the protein MLRNGTPQQPSKKPHMLPPLEKRRSSVEARAEVGTPPPRCFKPSLEELRLLKEPPAEGRPAIRLTRCSEPPTPPTPPSPPPPPPAPPTVLGAGRYAPLEPIKRRDSSQI